Genomic DNA from Chitinivorax tropicus:
CGAATTCACCAGTGCGGCCTCGATTGCCATGATGCACATGTCACGTTTGTCCGAAGAGCTGATTTTGTGGATGAACCCGCGTTTCGGTTTCATTGATATCGCGGATCGTTTCTGCACGGGCAGCTCGATCATGCCGCAAAAGAAAAACCCAGATGTGGCTGAGCTGGCGCGTGGCAAATCTGCACGTGTGTTTGGTCATCTGATGGGGCTGCTGACGCTGATGAAAGGCCAGCCGCTCACGTATAACAAAGACAACCAGGAGGACAAGGAACCGTTGTTCGATACGGTGGATACCTTGACCGTCACCCTGACCATCTACGCGGACATGCTACGGGGCATCACCGTCAATAAGGAAGCAATGCGGGCTGCGGCCTTGCAAGGCTATGCCACTGCTACCGATCTGGCTGACTATCTGGTCAAGCGAGGCTTGCCTTTCCGCGATGCACACGAGGCGGTGGCCCTGGCGGTGCGTCATGCCGAGCAGCAGCGTTGTGATCTGGCTGAGCTGAGTCTGGACACCCTAAGGCAATTTTCAACCTTGATCGAAGCGGATGTATTTGAGGTGTTGACCCTGGAGGGTTCGCTCAATGCCCGTAATCATATCGGCGGCACCGCACCCGCTCAGGTGCGCGCAGCCATTGCCGCTGCCAGGCAAGCGCTCGGAGGGGATTGAGATGTGGCGGAGCGTCGCGCCGATCCTGATCATCTGTGCGTTGGGTGGGCTGTGGCATGGGTGGAAGCAACCATCCAAGCTGGAGATCAAGCCAGATGAGCTAGGGCGTGTACAGCTCTATGCAACGACCTGGTGTGGTTACTGTCAGGCTGCACGCCAATACTTCCAGGCCAAGGGCATCCAATATGTCGAATACGATGTCGAAAAAGACGCTGAGGCCAATCGGCGTGCTGTTGGCTATGCAGGCCCTGGCGTGCCGGTCATTGTGGTGGGGCAGGACGTGATGCATGGTTTTTCAGTTGAAGAATTTGAAGAGCGCTTTGCCTCACGGGCTCAGTGACAGCGTTGCTGCTGGCATTCGCCCCTCGGCCATCAAAATTCAGCTCAGTCATTTTCCATCGGTGCAGCAGGGGCTGCTCAGCGCGGCTCCTGCCATGTCATGCGTTTCATCGATGTGGTAGCGAAATATGCAAATCCATTGGCAGTGTCTGGCATTTCATCAGCTGAATGTCCATCAATTGTATCTGGTGATGTCTTTGAGACAGCAGGTGTTTGCGGTCGAGCAATCCTGTGTCTATCAGGATGCTGATGGCGCGGATCAAGCAGCATGCCATCTCATGGGGTGGTCTGTTGATGGCAGGCTGCTGGCTTACGCCAGATTGCTCCCGCCAGGTGTCAAGTTCGCAGATGCTTCGTTTGGCCGGGTGGTCACCAGCCCGGATGTACGTCGCCAACGTATTGGCTGGCAATTGCTGGATCAGGTCATGCAGGCCATGGATCGGCTGTTCCCTGGGCAGCCGATCACCATCGGTGCGCAAAGCCATCTGCAATCATTCTATGGCAGCAAAGGGTTTGTAGCGATTGGGCCAGAATACCTGGAGGATGGGCTGCCGCACATCGACATGAGATGCCCAGGTTCCGTCGGCGCGATTGCATAGTCCACGCTGAATCGGGTCATCAGAACCTGGTGGCCACCGCTGGGTGATGCAATCAGGCTGTGTTGGGCATCACCGCAAGGATAGGGCTCAGAACGAGCCGGGCGGGCGAACGACGGTGGATGGCACGTCTGCCAACCAAGCCAGCTGTCGTGCTGCCTTGAAAGGGTGAAGTCATAACCCGTCCATACCCGCTTGGTTCAACGCAGGCTGGAGATATCATCTGCCGACATGGCCAGCATCGGGTTGCCGTTGTGGGCGGTTCGATTGATCGGTCGGAACCCCAACGAGCGGAAAAAAGCACGAGAGGTTGCGTTGTCAGGGTGGTGGGTGACGACCATCCATTGGCAATCCGGCAAGGCTGCCAGCCCTTTCAAAATGGCGGTGGCCGCGATCCGGCCCAGGCCTTGACGATGATAACGTGCATCGATGACCAGCTGCTTCAGCTCATATTCACCCGGCACGCGCTGTGTCTGGGCGGGGTCATTGTAACTGGGGCCGAAGGCAATCATGCCAACCGCACCGTCGGCAATGTCAGCGTGAATCAGCCTGAATTGTATGCCAGGGCGATCCAGCGATTGCTGATGCCAATACCAGCAAGGCTGCACCCAGGTTTTTTCCAGCGCGCCCGGGTCGATCTGTTCCAGATCACTACGATTCAGGAGTGTGACGGGTCTGAGTTCTAAATTCATGGTTGTTGGGGTTTCCAATTGCAGGGCAAGAAGAAGCGGGGCAATCGCTGTCATGGCGGCAACGGAACTGGCCATGAGCTGCCTCCCCACCAAGTGCAAACGCAATCCATCGATCATGTGTCAAAAGCGGACTTGGCGGATGGTTTATGCCAAGGCCTGCCTTATTCTGCGGTGCGCTATGTGGGGTCGAATCCTAGTGCAGCAATAATATATTAGCCAACTACTTTCGATGCTTCTTATATTTTAATGATGAAATGTATGGAAGCGTCGTGAAATCGGTGGATATGAAGAATATTGCTTCTCTTTGAAATCATTAATGTTTGTGAGGTGAGAGGCAATACATGCACATCGGTAAATGTAGATGTAAGCGGTTGAGACTTGGTGCCGATGGGCCAAGAGGCGTAGATAAAAAGTAGGGGCAGCGGCTGTGCCAAGCCCTGCTGCATGGCAGCCAGCCGGGCTTGGTCGAGGGGTATCGGCAGGAGCGCCCAAGGCGGGCGCACTGGGCAAGCGTTACAGGCTTTCCAGCTGCAGCAGTTCCTCGATGGTTTGCCGCCGACGGATCAAGTGTCCTTGTCCGTTTTCAACCAACACCTCTGGAATCAACGGGCGGCTGTTGTAGTTGGACGACATGGACGCCCCATAGGCACCGGTATCGTGGAAAAGCAACAGGTCACCCACCTGTGTCGTGGGCAGATCACGTGACACGACTGTGCCGCCATCCTGCTGGGTGAACACGTCGCCGGATTCACACAGCGGGCCTGCCACGACAGTCGGGACTGGCGGCGCCTCGCCAGACTGGGCGCGATCGGAAATGACGGAGATGCCGTGATAGCTGCCATACATGGAAGGCCGCATCAGATCATTGAACCCCGCATCCACTAGCACAAAGTGCCTGGAACCCATCTGCTTGACCGCCCGAACCTCTGTCAGCAGCGCACCGGCCTCGGCCACCAGATAGCGTCCTGGCTCGATTTCCAGGCGGATCGGGTGCCCCAGCTTGGCTGCAATCCGCTGCCGGGCTGCGTCCCACAGGCCGAAATAGTGCTGGGTGTCAACGCGGGGCTCGTGCCCGACATAAGGAATCGATAACCCGCCACCTGCGGAAATGGCCTCGATGTCATGCTGCATCCCGCAGGCCAGCTCAACCATGGCATCGCACACCTTTTCGAGGTGTTGATAATCCACCCCCGAGCCAATATGCATGTGCAAGCCGACCAGGTGTAGCTGATGTTGTCGGATGGCTGCCAGCGCTTGCGGCAGTTGCGTGTGCCAGATGCCATGCTTGCTGTTCTCGCCACCAGTGTTGGTCTTGTTGCTGTGGCCGTGCCCAAACCCTGGGTTGATTCTCAGCCAGACGCGGTGGCCGGGGCTACGTTGCCCCAGCTGGTGCAGCATGTCGATCGAGCCCGCATTCACCTCGATTCGTTGCGCCACGACCTGCTCCAGCGTGGGGCGATCCAGCAGATCAGCCGTGAAGACGATGCCTGCAGGATCTCCCGCAGGGCTGAATCCCGCCTTGAAGGCCCTTTCCAGCTCGCCTGCCGAGACGGAATCCACCACCACGCCAGCTTCTCGCATCAGGCGGAGGATGTGGGTGTTCGAACAAGCCTTCTGCGCAAAGCGAATCACGTCAAACGCGCGTAGTGCCTGGATTCGCTCGCGGATCACCGAGGCATCATACA
This window encodes:
- a CDS encoding GNAT family N-acetyltransferase — encoded protein: MASSVAAMTAIAPLLLALQLETPTTMNLELRPVTLLNRSDLEQIDPGALEKTWVQPCWYWHQQSLDRPGIQFRLIHADIADGAVGMIAFGPSYNDPAQTQRVPGEYELKQLVIDARYHRQGLGRIAATAILKGLAALPDCQWMVVTHHPDNATSRAFFRSLGFRPINRTAHNGNPMLAMSADDISSLR
- the lysA gene encoding diaminopimelate decarboxylase encodes the protein MPTFPSPLLHQLAEEFGTPLWLYDASVIRERIQALRAFDVIRFAQKACSNTHILRLMREAGVVVDSVSAGELERAFKAGFSPAGDPAGIVFTADLLDRPTLEQVVAQRIEVNAGSIDMLHQLGQRSPGHRVWLRINPGFGHGHSNKTNTGGENSKHGIWHTQLPQALAAIRQHQLHLVGLHMHIGSGVDYQHLEKVCDAMVELACGMQHDIEAISAGGGLSIPYVGHEPRVDTQHYFGLWDAARQRIAAKLGHPIRLEIEPGRYLVAEAGALLTEVRAVKQMGSRHFVLVDAGFNDLMRPSMYGSYHGISVISDRAQSGEAPPVPTVVAGPLCESGDVFTQQDGGTVVSRDLPTTQVGDLLLFHDTGAYGASMSSNYNSRPLIPEVLVENGQGHLIRRRQTIEELLQLESL
- a CDS encoding glutaredoxin domain-containing protein translates to MWRSVAPILIICALGGLWHGWKQPSKLEIKPDELGRVQLYATTWCGYCQAARQYFQAKGIQYVEYDVEKDAEANRRAVGYAGPGVPVIVVGQDVMHGFSVEEFEERFASRAQ
- a CDS encoding GNAT family N-acetyltransferase, with the protein product MSLRQQVFAVEQSCVYQDADGADQAACHLMGWSVDGRLLAYARLLPPGVKFADASFGRVVTSPDVRRQRIGWQLLDQVMQAMDRLFPGQPITIGAQSHLQSFYGSKGFVAIGPEYLEDGLPHIDMRCPGSVGAIA